A single region of the Bacteroidota bacterium genome encodes:
- a CDS encoding M28 family metallopeptidase — protein sequence MRNSLLIAFLLLGYHVITPALPRGGTDKQLLGFSDATSEDQRRLESRFDSSLRKDDLRAWMKRLAARPHHIGSAYCKSNAEFMDSLYRSWGFNSTIEEFDVLFPTPKTRMLEMTFPERVDARLAEPPIPEDSTSGQTAEQLPVYNAYSIDGDVAGELVYVNYGTPADYEELDRLGIDVKGKIVIARYGGAWRGIKPKVAGEHGALGCIIYSDPRDDGYFQGDVYPKGAYRSGYGAQRGSVADMPLHPGDPLTPFIGATKDAKRLKIGEAKTLTKIPVLPIPYGDALPLLRALAGPVAAESWRGALPITYHVGPGPAKVHLKVAFNWNIVPAYDVIATIDGSEYPDEWIIRGNHHDAWVNGASDPISGQVATLEEARGIGVLLKSGWRPKRTIKYCAWDGEEPGLLGSTEWVETHADALKQKAVVYINSDSNGRGYLFMDGSHTLERFMNQVAREVVDPEKQISVADRTRALRIVESSGDDRKEARDRKDLRMGALGSGSDYTPFLQHLGIASLNLGYGGEDGGGSYHSIYDSFDHYVRFGDPTFSYGIALAQTGGRAVLRLADADLLPFEFSNFAETVGKYVDELSKLADDMRTKTDELNLELKEKTLEAVSDPTKTYVPPKEKDAVPYLNIAPMQNALAAIQQKSKEFGTAVKDLDPASLSRATIDSLDNILMHAERSLTSEKGLPRRPWFVHQVYAPGAYTGYGVKTLPAVREAIEQRNWKEADDQVEVVASVLRNFSEQLGRATAIVNEVRAAGK from the coding sequence ATGAGAAATTCGCTTCTTATCGCGTTCTTGCTCCTCGGTTACCACGTGATCACCCCCGCCCTTCCCCGGGGAGGGACCGACAAACAACTCCTCGGTTTTTCCGATGCGACTTCGGAAGACCAGCGCCGCCTGGAATCCCGGTTCGATTCCTCCCTCCGGAAGGACGACCTCCGGGCCTGGATGAAGCGGCTTGCCGCGAGACCGCACCATATCGGTTCCGCCTACTGCAAGTCGAACGCAGAGTTCATGGATTCTCTCTACCGCTCGTGGGGATTTAATTCAACCATCGAGGAATTCGATGTTCTCTTCCCCACCCCCAAGACGAGAATGCTCGAGATGACGTTTCCGGAAAGGGTCGATGCGAGACTGGCAGAACCGCCGATTCCCGAAGATTCGACCTCCGGTCAGACGGCGGAGCAACTCCCTGTGTATAACGCGTATTCAATCGACGGAGACGTTGCGGGCGAGCTTGTCTACGTCAATTATGGCACTCCTGCCGATTACGAAGAGCTCGACCGGCTGGGGATCGACGTGAAGGGAAAAATCGTCATCGCCCGGTACGGGGGGGCGTGGCGCGGAATCAAACCAAAAGTGGCCGGAGAGCATGGCGCGCTCGGATGTATCATCTACTCGGATCCCCGCGACGACGGGTATTTTCAGGGAGACGTCTATCCCAAGGGAGCCTACCGCAGCGGTTACGGCGCACAGCGCGGATCTGTCGCCGATATGCCGCTCCATCCCGGCGATCCCCTGACGCCCTTTATCGGCGCAACGAAGGACGCGAAGCGGCTCAAGATCGGGGAAGCGAAAACCCTTACGAAAATCCCTGTGCTGCCGATCCCGTACGGAGATGCCCTGCCGCTCCTTCGCGCTCTTGCCGGGCCGGTGGCGGCTGAATCGTGGCGCGGAGCTCTCCCGATCACCTATCATGTTGGTCCCGGGCCCGCCAAAGTTCACCTCAAAGTGGCATTCAACTGGAATATTGTTCCGGCTTACGACGTTATCGCGACAATAGACGGATCCGAGTATCCGGATGAGTGGATCATCCGTGGGAATCACCATGACGCCTGGGTGAACGGCGCCTCCGATCCCATCAGCGGCCAGGTCGCGACACTCGAGGAAGCACGCGGGATCGGCGTTCTGCTCAAATCCGGCTGGAGGCCGAAACGGACAATCAAGTATTGCGCGTGGGACGGCGAAGAGCCGGGCCTGCTCGGATCGACGGAGTGGGTCGAAACGCATGCGGACGCTTTGAAGCAGAAGGCGGTCGTCTACATCAATTCGGATTCCAACGGGCGGGGGTACCTGTTCATGGACGGATCGCATACGCTCGAGCGTTTCATGAACCAGGTCGCACGCGAGGTCGTGGACCCGGAAAAGCAGATCAGCGTCGCCGACCGGACCCGCGCGCTTCGGATCGTCGAGTCAAGCGGAGACGATCGGAAGGAGGCGCGGGACCGGAAGGATCTCCGCATGGGGGCGCTGGGATCGGGATCCGATTACACTCCGTTTCTTCAACATCTCGGGATCGCGTCGCTCAACCTCGGCTACGGCGGCGAGGACGGCGGCGGATCGTATCATTCGATCTATGATTCCTTCGACCACTATGTACGGTTCGGCGACCCGACGTTTTCGTACGGGATCGCCCTCGCGCAAACGGGGGGCCGCGCCGTCTTGCGTCTCGCCGACGCGGACCTGCTCCCCTTTGAATTTTCAAATTTTGCCGAAACCGTCGGAAAGTATGTCGACGAACTCTCAAAGCTCGCCGACGATATGAGGACCAAGACGGATGAGCTCAATCTCGAACTCAAAGAGAAGACACTCGAAGCGGTCTCAGATCCGACAAAGACCTATGTGCCGCCGAAAGAGAAGGACGCCGTTCCCTATCTGAACATTGCCCCGATGCAAAACGCGCTTGCGGCGATTCAGCAGAAATCAAAGGAGTTCGGAACCGCGGTCAAAGATCTCGATCCGGCTTCACTTTCCCGCGCAACGATCGACTCCCTTGACAATATTCTGATGCACGCCGAACGGTCGCTCACATCGGAAAAGGGCCTGCCCCGCCGCCCCTGGTTCGTTCATCAAGTCTATGCGCCGGGAGCCTACACCGGGTACGGCGTCAAGACGCTTCCGGCCGTGCGGGAAGCCATCGAGCAGCGAAACTGGAAGGAGGCGGACGACCAGGTGGAGGTTGTCGCCAGTGTGTTGCGCAATTTCTCCGAGCAGCTCGGGCGCGCGACGGCCATCGTGAACGAGGTGCGGGCAGCGGGCAAATGA
- a CDS encoding M48 family metallopeptidase, with amino-acid sequence MNLYPFVILGALLLEYGMNLLADILNLGTLAGKLPEEFTGMFTPEAYRKAQEYTRVRTLFGIITSTVNLGIILLFWFAGGFNWLDLIVRGLNVNVILTGAIYIAVLLSARAILALPFTIYSTFVIEQRFGFNKTTLRTFVSDRVKGLLLASLLGGPLLAGLLALFEYAGASAWLYCWIAAASFTLFIQFVAPTWIMPLFNKFTPLQPGELRDSILAYASSVRFVLENVFIMDGSKRSSKSNAFFTGFGNHKRIALFDTLVAKHSAAELVAVLAHEIGHYKKKHILKGLALSMLQMGIMFYLLSLFLSERGLFDAFFMEHQSVYAGMLFFGMLYTPIEFIISILMHIFSRHNEFEADRFAVETTRGTQPMIDALKKLSVDNLSHLTPHPLYVFMNYSHPPILERIKAIRTSGKN; translated from the coding sequence ATGAACCTCTATCCGTTCGTCATCCTCGGCGCCCTCCTGCTCGAATACGGAATGAATCTCCTGGCCGATATTCTCAATCTCGGGACGCTTGCCGGCAAGCTCCCCGAAGAGTTTACCGGGATGTTTACACCGGAGGCGTACCGGAAAGCGCAGGAGTACACCCGCGTGCGTACGCTGTTTGGCATCATCACATCCACGGTCAACCTGGGGATCATCCTGCTGTTCTGGTTCGCCGGGGGATTCAACTGGCTGGACCTGATCGTTCGGGGATTGAACGTGAACGTCATTCTCACTGGGGCCATCTATATCGCAGTACTTCTGTCCGCCAGGGCGATCCTTGCACTTCCGTTCACGATCTATTCGACCTTTGTGATCGAGCAGAGATTCGGATTTAACAAGACGACCCTCCGCACGTTTGTCTCCGACCGCGTGAAAGGACTCCTCCTCGCATCGTTGCTGGGGGGCCCTCTCCTGGCGGGCCTTCTCGCCCTCTTTGAATATGCGGGCGCTTCCGCGTGGCTCTACTGCTGGATCGCGGCGGCCTCCTTCACGCTCTTCATCCAGTTCGTGGCGCCGACCTGGATCATGCCGCTGTTCAACAAATTCACGCCGCTCCAGCCGGGCGAGTTGAGGGATTCGATCCTCGCGTATGCAAGCTCGGTGCGCTTCGTGCTTGAGAACGTCTTCATCATGGACGGGTCGAAGCGCTCCAGCAAATCGAACGCGTTTTTTACCGGGTTCGGAAATCACAAACGGATTGCGCTCTTCGATACCCTCGTCGCAAAACACTCCGCCGCCGAACTGGTTGCGGTCCTTGCTCACGAGATCGGCCATTACAAGAAGAAACACATCCTCAAGGGCCTTGCCCTCAGCATGCTTCAGATGGGAATTATGTTCTACCTCCTCTCCCTCTTCCTCAGCGAGCGCGGCCTGTTTGACGCCTTTTTCATGGAGCATCAGTCCGTTTACGCGGGGATGCTCTTTTTCGGGATGCTCTATACGCCGATTGAGTTTATCATTTCCATCCTGATGCACATTTTTTCACGGCACAATGAATTCGAAGCGGATCGATTTGCCGTCGAAACCACCCGTGGAACGCAACCGATGATCGACGCTCTCAAGAAGCTCTCCGTCGACAATCTCTCGCATCTGACTCCCCATCCGCTCTATGTGTTCATGAATTATTCGCACCCGCCGATTCTGGAGAGGATCAAGGCGATCCGGACCAGCGGAAAGAATTAA
- a CDS encoding tetratricopeptide repeat protein, whose protein sequence is MSQVLAGVSVLIVLLHAWGTLWPSHDNWGVHVFAFYDPSIMFLALAFTVLLLLPKTNARVLGIFDGLVRRLATLPLLAGFVIVAGTLLGAAALFPVKLHLLGDGALLLRTASYFYWSGELAATFRNQPLMIWIFRSVMSFVSQAGSVKPYDVYVAIDLLACVMFVAVVFWFVRSIDRPRSEQVLLGCFLLAGGGSQFFFGYVENYVLQYVVTALFLVTGWFAIEQKHSIYVPIGCFALMVALHLGNLVFFPGVLILLYVRLGNNRARALLAMAGLSGLILAFMFILGFHPRDFLRHVTSGSVDFLQPFAAEGGNFAYAMFSLAHLWDWLNAGFLIVPFGLAVAVTMIAVQRKETRWADPLFLFLTVSSLCGLLFTWIINSALGMARDWDLLASFLVPLMILDVYLLSRGSSLKIPPSLLAFLTGFSLLHTAAWIGVNASADRHLKRIELLDSPRYMSKTSLLVYDEALASHFTSLEEYPQAKAYYEKYLQIDDRNPRILANISEFYGKMGEKEKYFWALKRAVEMKSRDPRVYENLGVEYANRQDTLAAVRCNEQAIAMDSTQILAHGNLGILYACLKNYPLAERHFAAAIRLGMKDPAIFRFAGDVCYILNENNRAVEYYTSYLELVPSDQKIRATRDQIIQAMEDPEKHQ, encoded by the coding sequence TTGTCGCAGGTCCTTGCAGGAGTGAGCGTCCTGATCGTTCTCCTTCACGCTTGGGGAACGCTCTGGCCGTCTCACGATAACTGGGGTGTTCACGTCTTCGCGTTCTACGACCCTTCGATTATGTTCCTCGCGTTGGCTTTCACCGTCCTACTCCTTCTCCCCAAAACGAACGCCCGGGTCCTCGGGATATTCGATGGATTGGTGCGCCGTCTGGCGACGCTCCCGCTACTCGCTGGTTTTGTGATCGTCGCGGGGACCCTGCTCGGCGCGGCGGCGTTGTTCCCGGTCAAGCTCCATTTGCTCGGGGATGGGGCGTTACTCCTGAGGACGGCCAGTTATTTTTACTGGAGCGGGGAGCTCGCCGCAACGTTTCGCAATCAGCCGTTGATGATCTGGATCTTCCGGTCGGTCATGAGCTTCGTTTCCCAGGCGGGTTCGGTGAAACCGTACGATGTGTACGTCGCCATCGACCTCCTCGCCTGTGTGATGTTTGTCGCCGTTGTCTTCTGGTTCGTCCGATCCATCGACCGGCCCAGGTCCGAACAGGTGCTCCTCGGGTGCTTCCTCCTCGCCGGCGGCGGTAGCCAGTTTTTTTTCGGATACGTTGAGAATTACGTGCTCCAATATGTTGTGACGGCTCTCTTTCTCGTGACAGGCTGGTTTGCGATCGAACAAAAACATTCCATTTATGTTCCGATCGGCTGTTTCGCGCTCATGGTCGCGCTTCATCTCGGCAACCTGGTCTTCTTTCCGGGGGTGTTGATCCTGCTCTACGTACGGCTTGGGAACAACCGGGCGCGTGCGCTCCTCGCGATGGCAGGTCTCTCGGGCCTTATTCTCGCGTTCATGTTCATCCTGGGTTTCCACCCGAGGGATTTTCTGCGCCACGTCACCTCCGGGAGCGTTGATTTCCTGCAGCCCTTCGCGGCGGAGGGAGGAAACTTCGCGTATGCGATGTTCTCGCTCGCCCATCTCTGGGACTGGCTCAATGCAGGATTCCTGATCGTTCCATTCGGACTTGCGGTTGCCGTTACCATGATAGCGGTGCAAAGAAAGGAAACCCGCTGGGCCGATCCCCTCTTCCTTTTCTTGACGGTTTCATCGCTGTGCGGACTCCTCTTTACGTGGATCATTAACTCCGCGCTGGGCATGGCGCGCGATTGGGATTTGCTTGCGAGCTTTTTGGTGCCTCTGATGATCCTCGATGTCTATCTGCTGAGCAGGGGATCAAGTCTTAAAATCCCGCCGTCCCTCCTCGCGTTCCTCACCGGATTCTCGCTGCTGCACACCGCCGCATGGATCGGCGTCAACGCGAGCGCAGACCGGCACCTGAAGAGGATCGAGCTCCTCGATAGTCCCCGGTACATGTCCAAGACCTCTCTCCTCGTGTACGATGAGGCTCTCGCGAGCCACTTTACCTCACTGGAAGAATATCCCCAGGCAAAGGCCTACTACGAAAAGTATCTGCAGATCGACGACAGGAACCCGAGAATCCTGGCTAACATTTCCGAGTTCTACGGGAAGATGGGCGAAAAGGAGAAATACTTCTGGGCTCTCAAGCGTGCGGTCGAGATGAAGAGCCGCGATCCGCGCGTCTATGAGAACCTCGGCGTCGAGTATGCAAACCGTCAGGATACGCTTGCCGCAGTCCGGTGCAACGAGCAGGCGATCGCAATGGATTCCACGCAGATTCTGGCCCATGGCAACCTTGGAATTCTCTATGCCTGCTTGAAAAACTATCCCCTGGCGGAGCGGCATTTCGCGGCCGCCATCAGGCTGGGGATGAAAGATCCTGCGATTTTCCGGTTCGCGGGAGATGTCTGCTACATTCTCAACGAAAATAACCGTGCGGTCGAGTATTACACCTCCTATCTCGAGCTGGTCCCTTCCGATCAGAAGATCCGCGCGACACGCGACCAGATTATCCAGGCCATGGAAGATCCGGAGAAGCATCAATGA
- the apaG gene encoding Co2+/Mg2+ efflux protein ApaG produces the protein MNEYIATTEDVTIRVRPVYIDGESDPMSRKFVFAYFVRVENGGSEEVQILRRHWFINHAGGRVEEVEGEGVVGKQPTILPGQAHEYNSFCILETFEGTMEGTYLLRRHNGQYFRANIPRFTLRAAAN, from the coding sequence ATGAACGAGTATATTGCAACGACCGAGGATGTGACGATCAGGGTGCGCCCGGTTTACATCGACGGCGAGTCAGATCCCATGTCCCGGAAGTTCGTCTTTGCGTACTTCGTCCGTGTTGAGAACGGGGGATCGGAGGAAGTTCAGATCCTGCGGCGCCACTGGTTCATCAACCATGCGGGCGGCCGGGTCGAAGAGGTGGAAGGTGAGGGCGTGGTCGGGAAACAGCCGACCATCCTGCCCGGACAGGCGCACGAATACAACAGTTTCTGCATCCTGGAGACGTTTGAAGGAACAATGGAGGGGACATACCTCCTCCGGCGCCATAACGGACAGTATTTTCGCGCGAATATCCCCCGCTTCACACTTCGGGCGGCGGCAAATTGA
- a CDS encoding tetratricopeptide repeat protein — MTARRRGKIRSEKQRDPSGASRPQDDKGSRPQDDRRLDAVSQERSSQLLLFFAMLIVLHHVWGMLQPSHDNWGVHFFGFYSSEISLCALCIVLLLLIPKTQTWLLGFVENGVRFLARLPLVANIVIVGGIILACAVEFPAKLHLLGDGAVLLRSINQSQWGADLVASFRNQPLMIWIFRSLMGIYATGGSVKPYDVYEGIDLISCALFVILVFWFLRSLDRPLLERVLLGCFILGCAGSQFFFGYVENYVLQYVFTALFVVTGWFSAERKMSVIVPICCYAVMVGLHLGNLIFFPGILILVYLKLGGNRIRAILATAGLSAVIVASMFAMGFNLNDFLRHITSGSVDFLQPFSAVGGNFAYPMFSLSHFWDWLNGSLLIVPFGLAVALAFLTFHSKELQWRDPAFLFLLATAACGLLFTWIINSALGMARDWDLLTSFFTPLMILDVYLLSRPIGLKSRRYLLAIIAGVTLLHTGAWIGVNASADRHLRRMELLNNPRYLSPTTQLVFDEALANYFFDTQNYKDARTYYELYLTIDDHNPRILANIADVYRRVGERQKYFDALLHAVAANSRDPGVYLNLGVEYANRHDTAAAVKYNEQAVAMDSTQKLAHANLGILYTNLRNYKLADRHFSSAIYFGLREPAIYRYAGDVCYVLDQYDRALRYYDSYLELVPADQKVRDARDRIRRALADSPKQQ; from the coding sequence ATGACGGCGAGAAGAAGGGGGAAGATAAGATCGGAGAAGCAAAGAGATCCTTCGGGCGCTTCGCGCCCTCAGGATGACAAGGGGTCGCGCCCTCAGGATGACAGGCGGCTGGATGCGGTCTCTCAGGAGCGATCGTCGCAGCTTCTCCTGTTCTTTGCCATGCTGATCGTGCTTCACCACGTGTGGGGGATGCTCCAACCATCCCATGACAATTGGGGAGTCCACTTCTTCGGATTCTATAGCTCCGAGATCTCCCTCTGTGCGCTTTGCATCGTTCTGCTTCTTCTGATCCCAAAAACACAGACATGGTTGTTGGGGTTTGTTGAGAACGGCGTGCGATTTCTCGCGAGGCTGCCTCTCGTCGCAAATATCGTTATTGTCGGCGGCATCATCCTTGCGTGTGCCGTTGAGTTCCCCGCCAAGCTTCATCTGCTCGGAGACGGTGCCGTGCTCCTCCGCTCGATCAACCAGTCGCAATGGGGCGCCGATCTCGTCGCAAGCTTCCGCAACCAGCCGCTCATGATCTGGATTTTCCGATCCTTGATGGGAATCTATGCCACCGGCGGTTCGGTGAAACCCTACGATGTGTACGAGGGAATCGATCTCATCTCCTGTGCCCTGTTTGTGATCCTTGTGTTCTGGTTTCTCAGGTCGCTCGACCGGCCGCTTCTGGAACGGGTACTCCTCGGCTGCTTCATCCTCGGCTGCGCGGGAAGCCAGTTCTTTTTCGGGTATGTCGAGAATTACGTTCTCCAATATGTCTTCACCGCCCTCTTCGTCGTGACGGGCTGGTTCTCCGCCGAAAGAAAAATGTCCGTGATCGTACCGATCTGTTGTTATGCGGTGATGGTGGGACTCCATCTCGGAAACCTGATCTTCTTTCCGGGGATCCTGATTCTCGTGTACCTCAAACTCGGCGGAAACCGGATACGCGCGATCCTCGCGACCGCGGGGCTCTCGGCGGTGATTGTCGCATCCATGTTCGCCATGGGCTTCAATCTGAATGACTTTCTCCGGCATATCACCTCGGGGAGCGTCGATTTTCTCCAGCCCTTCAGTGCCGTGGGGGGGAACTTCGCGTATCCGATGTTTTCCCTTTCTCATTTCTGGGACTGGCTGAACGGGAGCCTGTTGATCGTTCCGTTCGGACTCGCGGTTGCCCTTGCCTTCCTCACCTTTCACTCGAAGGAGCTCCAGTGGAGGGATCCGGCGTTCCTGTTCCTTCTCGCGACCGCTGCGTGCGGCCTGCTTTTTACATGGATCATTAATTCGGCGCTGGGAATGGCCCGGGATTGGGATTTGCTTACGAGCTTTTTCACTCCGTTGATGATTCTCGACGTCTACCTGTTGAGCAGGCCAATCGGACTGAAGTCTCGCAGGTATCTCCTTGCGATCATCGCCGGAGTCACGCTCCTCCACACCGGGGCATGGATCGGGGTGAACGCGAGCGCGGATCGCCACCTGAGACGGATGGAGCTCCTGAACAATCCAAGGTACCTGTCGCCTACCACCCAACTCGTGTTCGACGAGGCGCTTGCGAACTACTTTTTCGACACCCAAAACTACAAGGACGCGAGGACCTACTATGAGCTCTATCTTACAATAGACGATCATAATCCCCGTATACTTGCAAACATCGCCGACGTCTACCGGAGGGTGGGCGAGCGCCAGAAGTACTTCGACGCCCTGTTGCACGCCGTGGCGGCGAACAGCCGCGACCCGGGCGTGTATCTCAACCTCGGGGTGGAATACGCGAACCGCCATGACACCGCCGCAGCCGTGAAGTACAACGAACAGGCTGTCGCCATGGATTCCACGCAGAAGCTGGCCCATGCGAACCTGGGGATTCTCTATACGAATCTGAGGAATTACAAACTGGCGGACCGGCACTTCTCGTCGGCGATCTACTTCGGGTTGCGCGAACCCGCCATCTACCGGTATGCGGGAGACGTGTGCTACGTGCTCGATCAGTACGACCGTGCGCTTCGTTACTATGATTCGTATCTTGAGCTCGTACCTGCCGACCAGAAGGTTCGCGATGCACGCGACCGGATTCGCAGGGCATTGGCCGATTCGCCCAAACAACAATAA
- a CDS encoding tetratricopeptide repeat protein produces the protein MIRRIASTAQWSSRLPSPIIFLAIGGITVALASLFPAKISVLGDSDLILSLTPQNPGMQDISANFRNQPLTYYALRGIQYLLGGGASVDIGYTYQILDDVAGLLFIFLILLFLHFMNVSPLEKLLIGGYLFFQTGLQFFFGYVENYALLSVFMTAFVISGWLALEGKMHPLYAILSFALMIGLHLGSIIFLPAPLILLYQVWRERRVEALVLLAAGIIGSALFFHLSNYSLEQLVSRIEVGIRIDMLPFFKSYPGGPYPMFSTLHLIDWMNASAFLLFFGCFLIPVLVYLSLREIRWRSPLGLFLLTAASCGVGFTFIFNAALGMARDWDLLVSFMIPVHFLVIYLLLPYLRIGKESHQVIAVMVILGVLRVGAWIGINADTDRHLQRAEVLTTPGLSGTFPVIYYEALGKAFWHKNDFDRSRIWYERYLTIDSLNPRILGNLAADYDKLGMRDRYFETLKQGARSGAGDATIYLNLGNEYVRRKDTVSGIGMIRRVLEIDPSSREAHANLAIIYMTQRNFPLAAKYASEAIALGMHEPVLYYCAGYAFFRIDDDEKALHYLDSYMSMAPGDKRVQPVLEAIKTRMHRTPTGMR, from the coding sequence GAATCCGGGCATGCAGGACATCTCCGCCAACTTCAGGAACCAGCCCCTCACCTATTATGCCCTGCGCGGGATCCAATACCTCCTGGGAGGCGGAGCATCGGTCGACATCGGATACACGTATCAGATCCTGGACGATGTGGCAGGGTTGCTGTTCATCTTTCTTATTCTGTTGTTCCTTCACTTCATGAATGTATCTCCCCTGGAGAAGCTCTTGATCGGGGGGTATCTCTTTTTTCAAACGGGCCTCCAATTTTTTTTCGGATATGTGGAAAATTACGCCCTGCTGAGCGTGTTCATGACGGCGTTTGTCATTTCAGGATGGCTGGCGCTCGAGGGAAAAATGCATCCGTTGTACGCCATCTTGTCATTCGCTCTGATGATCGGCCTACATCTTGGCTCCATCATCTTTCTCCCGGCCCCCCTCATTCTCCTCTATCAGGTCTGGCGTGAGCGGAGGGTCGAGGCGTTGGTCTTGCTGGCAGCGGGCATCATCGGCTCGGCCCTCTTCTTCCACCTGAGCAATTATTCCCTCGAACAGCTCGTCAGCCGGATTGAAGTCGGGATCCGAATCGACATGCTCCCCTTTTTCAAATCGTACCCTGGGGGGCCGTATCCGATGTTCTCTACTCTTCATCTCATCGATTGGATGAACGCATCAGCATTCCTTCTCTTCTTCGGATGTTTTTTGATACCTGTCCTTGTGTACCTGTCACTTCGCGAGATCCGCTGGAGGTCTCCGTTGGGACTCTTCCTTCTGACCGCCGCGTCCTGCGGGGTTGGCTTCACGTTCATATTTAACGCAGCGCTCGGCATGGCGCGGGACTGGGACTTGCTCGTGAGCTTCATGATCCCCGTACATTTTCTCGTCATCTACTTGCTGCTTCCCTACCTCCGGATTGGGAAGGAGAGCCACCAGGTCATCGCGGTCATGGTGATTCTGGGTGTGTTGCGGGTCGGCGCGTGGATCGGGATTAATGCGGATACCGACCGGCACCTCCAACGTGCGGAAGTCCTCACCACCCCGGGGTTGAGCGGAACATTCCCGGTGATCTATTACGAGGCCCTCGGCAAGGCGTTCTGGCACAAGAACGATTTCGATCGATCGAGGATCTGGTACGAACGCTACCTGACGATCGACAGCCTCAATCCCCGCATTCTTGGAAATCTTGCCGCTGATTACGATAAGCTGGGAATGCGTGACCGGTATTTCGAAACGCTCAAGCAAGGCGCCCGTTCGGGGGCAGGTGACGCGACAATCTATCTGAACCTGGGAAACGAATATGTCAGACGTAAAGACACGGTTTCCGGGATCGGGATGATCAGGCGTGTCCTGGAAATCGATCCGTCTTCCCGCGAGGCCCATGCGAACCTTGCCATCATTTATATGACTCAGAGGAACTTTCCTCTGGCCGCCAAGTACGCTTCCGAAGCGATCGCGCTCGGAATGCACGAACCGGTTCTTTATTATTGCGCCGGGTATGCCTTCTTCAGGATCGACGATGACGAAAAGGCTCTCCACTACCTGGACTCGTATATGTCGATGGCTCCGGGCGACAAACGCGTTCAACCTGTTCTGGAAGCGATCAAGACGCGAATGCACCGAACGCCAACAGGTATGAGATGA